One Delphinus delphis chromosome 16, mDelDel1.2, whole genome shotgun sequence genomic window, ATATAGGTTGCAGTCTTATaaaattcatttccattttgGTTCATAGGtgttacagttgttatatcttagGTACTTTCTCATCTTATATTGGTGTTTTATATTCATTGGTGTCATATTAGgtactcactttttttttaaatttttattggagtattgttgatttacaatgttgtgttagtttcaggtgtacaggaaggtgaatcagttatacatatacttatatccactCTTTAGGTATTCACTCTCTTATATTGGTGTTTTGTGATATAAAATTTTAGCTTTGTTGTGGAATATTTTATTCAGACACATTTTCAGAAAATCTTTTCTTAATCACTAGTATATTTTTCTGGTCTTTGGAAGACCAAATTCAAAGTGTATAGAATCTCCAGAGCTTCAGAAGATTTTGAAAGGTAGGGATTTCATTTCAACAGCTGGTTATAaatctgaaatttttcttttttcattcttattccttctttgtacagaaaagaaatacataatcTCGTCTTATTATATGTATCAATAGTACTAATCCTAGTTTCGATCAGGAGTAAAGTTTGTAAAGTTggttcatttctgtattttttttatagtCATGGGATACAGTTTATGAAGGATTATGATGCATAAATAGAATTCATCCCTTTGAAAATAATGTTGGGAGAGAAGAGCAGTGGTAAGGAGTGGTCCTTATCTCTCAAATCTGAACTTGAGGTTTTGTTTGGTCTAATATaaacttctgttttatatttaacatACTTCACCAGAACTCTGTACTTTGATTTAATGCTGGTAGTCATGATTCTGTACTGCTTTGTAGTTCTGTTTGAGTACAACAGTATTCTGAGGTGCAAAGTCAGGTATAGgtgtaaatcttatttttaaagtgttaggCTTTCATAAGCTTATGCAATCTCACCTCGTACATGCCTAGCTATCAGTAATGTTTTTTCCTGGATTTTCTTCTCAGCAACCCGATAGCAGAAGGGTCAACTCTTCTGTTGGATTTTCTGTTTTGCAGCATACAAGCAATGACCCATATTGCTTTGTGGAATTTTATGAACACAGAGATGCAGCTGCTGCATTAGCTGctatgaatgggagaaaaattttggGAAAGGTAAGATAATAAATGATGGCATCTTATGAGTATATATATTTGCATGTCAAATTAGTTTGTATTCTTTCTTAGCAAGTTTTTAACAAATGTTCAGCTCTGCCAAGTGATGGTTTTGCTTTATTCAGCCTAGTGCTTTTACCAAAATAATCCTGCTTGATAAAATGATTTAATAAGTGGTAAGTGTTGTGATTCATAATGACATgcctaataattttattaaatataatctttatttttaggaGGTCAAAGTAAACTGGGCAACAACACCAAGTAGCCAGAAAAAAGATACTTCCAGTAAGTACTCCTGCTGCATTTTACTGTGGAAGAGTTCTGAAATTATCCTTGGCAGCATTACCAGCTCAaataggtttttttcttcctttagtgTTGCCTAAAAAAGGTTTAGTACCTGACTTCTTAAGTATTTGATTACCAAATGCTTTGATTTCAGATCATTTCCACGTGTTTGTTGGGGATTTGAGTCCAGAAATTACAACAGAAGATATCAAATCAGCATTTGCCCCCTTTGGTAAAATATCGTAAGTATCATAATCAATACTATATTCAGTAGTGATAGGCAAAATTGTACATGATTAACTTGTATCAGAATTAAGATTTTCTTTCCCTAGTTagtgtgatttttgtttgttttgtttttttgattagtAGATGTTGTTGAAAATGTTAATGTCATTTCAGTGTTTTGGGGTCTTGTTTTCATCTAATCCTGTGTATAACATGTTAAAAATTAAGTGATTCTGTTTGTTATCTTTAAAGCAGATGTTTGGGTGGTAAAACTTATTATAAAGTCCAGCTTTTTGTCAAGTGTTTTCAAACTTTGGTGGTTAAAGATATGGgttaaccaaaaataaatgattcataCTGTGTATTAAACTTTTATAGGAGGAATTTATAAATGGGGAAAGTAGGTAAATCCTTGGATATATTGTGAAATTGGAAATGTACATGTTTAATTATAATGATAAATGTGTTTTGATATTTTAGCTGAAAAGTAGCATTATTATAGTAGTAAAATGTTTCAATGTCTGAGCCATAAATGTGGGATTAATTAGTAGATATTTCTGTTAGTGGTATTTGATTCTGCTAGGGTAGGGCCCAattgtggtttgattttcttttttttttaaacaaagttggTGCTCAGATTTTGCTGTATGTTACTTGATcaaatatattggaaaatttaAAGTGTTAAAAGTTCTATAAAATGTTTATCACAATTTATCTATCTGCttaaaatcactttattttatgtatttatttcctaTAGATTGAAGTTAAACGTTTTAGTACTACTTTACAAAAATACGTTTCACCTAAGAACAACAGTATTTCTCTCTGCAATTTGTTGTTCTATAGATTTAATTTATTTGATagatttaattcttaattttctattttgatatttactttgctttttaatCTAGAGTGGTAAGTAgtactgttttaaaaatcagtataaaaaataatacaggttGCTGTTTTTCAATCTATATTTATACCTGAGACCTGCAGTTTTTCTAAAGTCCAAGTCACAATTAAAAGTAATAGCATTCTGGTTATTTTGCAGAATTGCTCATAAGAATGGACAGGATCTTGAAGGCTAACTGCAAGGAACTGTGCACACTGGAACTCagttgtagatttttttctcatttctatttattcttattatacattatttatatatacatattttagtatttacattttaacattcTATATTCAGTGGAGTTCTATATTTCCAATCATTTTAACTTACTCACTAAAATTTCTGTGTAAATTTGTTGTTTTCGTACTGGTGTGCTTAGCATTGTTGTTAgttttttattctcctttcttaaatttctgaaaatgtcaatttttcaaaatttacagCTGCCCAAACTCCAAAATGATGGTAGAGAATTgaccaagaaaaataaagaaatctgttaACAGGCCATGTATGCCTTTttaattcctattttttcctctttttcaattttttaatatttcatatattttgtatcACTAGGCAGAAGACATTTAACTATTTAGAGATTGCATGGTAAAGTAGTTAGCATTGTTACAGTAATTTATAGAACCAGTAAACCTTAGAGGACACTAGCGAATAGAATATTAGAAAAGGAAACTATTGTTCCTATTAATCTTCAAATTTGAGCATTTAGTTTAGAAAGCACAGGCTGTTTGATTAGGTTGCATGTTTATTACATGTTTTTGTCCTACTGCTTTTTTCTAACAGGTAAAGAAGCGTTAGGGAGAGTTCAGGAATGGCTGTAGTTAATTAGGGCTAactggaattttatttaaaaaaatgctcacaATACAGTGTGTGTGgttccttttagtttttattttgaggaTGACTTTTACTTCCCTCATTTAGCTGTGCTTCTTTTCACAGGGATGCCCGAGTAGTTAAAGACATGGCAACTGGAAAATCCAAAGGCTATGGCtttgtatctttttataataaactggtatgTTCTTTCAACTCAATTTGAATTTAATGCAAAATTTAgttattaatgaatatttttggaTGTTGACTACAAACAACTATtgtgtaattttgttttaataataaggtgtagttcattctttttttttcataagctTGGAAATAACTGGGAAAAATAGGCTGATTATAATGAAGTATGTTGACGCTTGCATTTGTGACTTGGTAAGGGTAAGATGTGTTAGAAGTAAAACTCACAACTAGGACAAATGAGCTAATCTCAGAATTTGAAGGGAAGTTACATTATAtttgtcttgggacttccctggtggcacagtggttaagactctgcattcccaacacagggggcttgggttcaatccctggtcagggaactagattccacatgcatgctgcaactcaggattcgcatgccgcaactaaggagctcacctgccgcaactaagacccggcataaccaaataaataataaaataaataaatgtttttaaaaattatatttgtctTAACCATGAAAATCTCaattttaactttcttaaaatgcttttatttatttatgtatgtatgtatggctgcgttgggtcttagttgcggcgtgcaggatcttttgttgcagcatgcaggcttctctagttgtggcctgtgggcttctctctagttgtggcgcatgggcttctctccagttgtagTGCACCACGTGGGCTCTGTACCtggggcacgcgggctctctagttgtggtgcgtgggcttagttgccccgcagcatgtgggatcttagttccccgaccagggattgaacccacatcccctgcgttggaaggcggattcttaaccactggaccaccagggaagtcccttaactttttaattattatccatatttttgTAGCTGGGACGTCAATGACTACAGCAAattatgtaaatgaaattttaagcaATTCGTCttgatttttgcatgtatttaaGAACGAGGTACCAAATATCTAAGCATTTGCATTAACTGTAACATCAGATAATAAAATGGGCTTTGGTATTAATGTTTTGGAACAGTTTCAACAacttaaattatttacattttattgaagCAGTAAGATAAAGGGCAGGAGTTGTATCCTTTTTTTGCTTAGATTCATTGCAAATTCACATTACTTCCTAAATTCatttttggggaattccctggcagtccagtggttacaactcctcacttccactgtagggggcatgaGTTCCATACCTTACTCAGTTTATTGTAGAACTCAATTTTACAGCATTCTAAATCATAATGCAGAAGTCTTCCGTCTTAAGTTTTAAATCTTGTGTCATAGTCCATTGTTATTAGAATGTAGATTGGGGGGGTTAGGTGGTATTTAGACCATAGTATCAAAGAGTTTTTAGATACTTCAGTAAAAGTCATATTACAAATCAACcataaaattaagatatttgaaaacaattttgtccttttttttggtGATCCGTGGGATtgtaattttctccttttatgtttgAATTATAATTTCCCTTGATGATTAAATGCtatcctgggtttttttttgtaaaatactttaatttatttatttggctgcactgggtcttagttgctgcacgcgggatcttcgatcttcgttgcagcatgcaggatctttagttgtagcgtgcgaactcttagttgcggcatgtgggatctagttccctgacccgagattgaacctgggccccttgcattgggagcgtggagttttaggtactggaccaccagggaagtccctatcctggtattttaaaatctataaataaatattgctttAATGAGTCACTTACTGATAAGATTTATTGGATCCAGAAGTGCCaatgttttatttcatcttaatgAGTCTTATGAACCACTCTTTTCTGTGTTTGTAattgctgttttttttctttttctccgtAGGATGCAGAAAATGCAATTGTGCATATGGGAGGTCAGTGGTTGGGTGGTCGTCAAATCAGAACCAATTGGGCCACACGTAAACCACCTGCACCTAAAAGTACACAAGAAAGTAAGATATGTCTCCTTTATATGTTTTTATGGATACTTCACAAAATCATGTATTAGTTTAGTCTTAATTTCTTAACATTGAAATTTTATTAGCATTTCAAGACTCATTTTATCTTCAGTATAATTGTGGGAAAATAACTGGGCTTTGATGCAAGTATATTTGGAGCTGTGAACCAGGTGATTTTATAGGTCAGATCATAGTGTCAAGGAGAAAAAATTCTATTTCTCCCCACAATGAGGCATACCTTAATAGTATATGGTAATCAGTTTTATAATGCTGTATAaccatcaactttttttttttttggctgcgttgggtcttcgttgctgcgcgcgggctttctctagtcgcagcgagtgggggctactcttcgttgtggtgcgcgggcttctcactgcggtggcttctcttgttgcagagcacgggctctaggcgtgtgggcttcagtagttgtggcacgcgggctcagtagttgtggctcctgggctctatagatcgcaggctcagtagttgtggctcatgggcttagttgctccgcggcatgtgggatcttcccagaccagggctcgaacccatgtcccctgcattggcaggcagattcttaaccgctgcgtcaccagggaagccccatcaacatttttgttttctttctgcataTAGATAACACTAAGCAGTTGAGATTTGAAGATGTAGTAAACCAGTCAAGCCCAAAAAATTGTACTGTGTACTGTGGAGGAATTGCTTCTGGGTTAACAGGTACAGTGTCTGGTTTTTCTAATCCCCTTCTCTGGAGCTTCATCATTATTAGCAATTTCATGATAACATGAACCTTAAATATTctatttgtatgtttgtttttcagaTCAGCTTATGAGACAGACATTCTCACCATTTGGGCAAATTATGGAAATCAGAGTTTTTCCAGAGAAGGGCTATTCATTTGTCAGGTAAAATCCTACCTTACGTTTGATCCCCTCAGGTATCAGAGTTTGTTATTTTAGTACTTCTTTGCAATGTAGAACTTTAAACTCCTACATGATGTACTTTAGGAAAATACCAAGTTGATACTTATAAATTAAGGAGTTTCTGTATTACTTActaagtacttaaaaaaataaaaaacaaaaaacttcattCTCATCTTCTCTTAGATTTTCTACCCATGAAAGTGCGGCCCATGCCATTGTTTCGGTGAATGGTACTACAATTGAAGGACATGTTGTTAAATGCTATTGGGGTAAAGAATCTCCTGATATGACTAAAAACTTCCAACAGGTAATCCAATTTTTCATAGCACTTTTTAAGGTCTCCTTCTTACATATCTACATAAAAGCTTTAGAAATtgtaaaagaaagcaaacaaaaaagtaaagcaTATAGCTGCTTTCAGTTGATTTTATTAATGCTATTTCAAAAGTGATTATTTTGCGGTATTAACTGAATCTTAATACTTTCTTTTCACAGGTGTCACCACCCCAATAAACTTAGACAATGATAAATAACAGAGTCCTATTCACATAAGGGTGCttagtttttctcttccttgtctcCCACTTTCTTCAAATACTGTGTTTCTTACTTGTTCCCTAAAACAGTAATTTGCTTTTTCCTAGGTTGACTATAGTCAGTGGGGCCAGTGGAGCCAAGTTTATGGAAACCCACAACAGTATGGACAGTATATGGCAAATGGGTGGCAAGTACCACCTTATGGAGTATATGGGCAACCATGGAATCAACAAGGATTTGGAGTAGAGTAAGTTGTTTTGAGTTTTTCCAGTATAGAAACACATAGTTCTGacaaaaggaattaaaaagtGTGTTTTCCTAGGGAGAATCTATTTAAGCTAAATACATTGAACTATGTGGCATTAACTATGTGGCATTTATAAGCATTGTAGAAACCTTACGAAAAATGAATTATAATGCtaaaaatttgctttttattatctAGGTGGAAAGGGAGTTTGGGGTAACATGTGATGTGTCCTCCTATCTCTATGAGCAGTTGGTAgaatttgatttacatttctaataCACTGTTTtatctacttgtttattttttcatggaaAAGATCTTTGTCTGGATATGTTCAGCAATTTAATGATTTATGCCTGTTGGCTTGTGTGAGAAGTCTCTGAAATTTATCTAATATAAAGTAGCtcgctttttttcatttattgatagATTGCATTGGTCCCTTGTGCTTTTTCTAGCCAGCCCAAACCTTTGTTTTCACCAGTTCTTCCTCCTGTTTACAAAGTaaacttgtgtttttaaaattgtttataaattGATATACCATGTGTGCAAATATATGGTGGGTAGATGATGAGTTTaatcatttgtcatttttaaaaaatcagttttgagATACTTTTCAGAGAAGTCATATGTTATCTTAGCAAAAATTTAAGACTAATATTGgaatatatattttgcatatatggatatatatgatttatttctttgctctctGTTTTAAGTATGTTGATTTCTTGTTTATGATTAGACTCTGCTTGACTTTTGTATAACTGTatagataattttttctttgcatttgctgaagattttttttttttttcttccaagtcaATCACCTTCAGCTGCTTGGATGGGTGGATTTGGTGCTCAGCCTCCCCAAGGACAAGCCCCTCCCCCTGTAATACCTCCTCCCAACCAGGCTGGATATGGCATGGCCAGTTACCAAACACAGTGAGCTGGGACTCTAAACAAAATGTAATTCATGATAGCTTCAATTTCCTTGTGACACTCTGAAGACATGAAAGTAGACAtcggaaaatgaaaatatttattttaaaaattgaaatgtttgGAACCTTTAGCACAGCTTTGCTTTGGTGAAGGACACATGTCTTCTAGTTCTGCCTTTTTAAGTTTTTGTTCATGATGGATATGaacatgatttttctttgtgtACAAAAACTACAATAAAGTCAATTAAGACAATTCTGActacaaattttgatataatAGGAGAAATGGGTAATACATTTTGATTCTTAGATACTCCATTTTTATCTTGCTGTTCAGTATTTTAActcactgtgtttttaaaagagcaaaaaagGGAGGATCATGGAAAACTGGGAATCACAAATAAGTTCATCTTGAACCTTgatactcccctcccctcccccaaggtgGACCACATTTGAAGTCAGCAGAAAAAAAGTGTGATATTGAGAAGAAATGCATGATTTTGGAGTCGCTTTGGAGGAAATACTTTCTCTGTGCCTAAAGAAACTGAAGCcagactgataaaagaaattttgcAACCTAAATAAGGAACAGCATTGTCTGACTTACTTGAGCAAATATTGGTGGTCCAGattaagacatatttttaaaactttaaaaagtgttgATTATTAAAACTGTAGTAAATTACATTTCATCTTGGGGGGAAAATTCCAAGTATGGTGTTTGTATTAAAGTCAGACAGTCATTCTTATGCTTTTACATGAAGTTTAAATGATATACATTGTAAATATTGAATACAGTGTTTAAAAAGCATGCTTCAACATAGAAGTAGCAGCAATGTAATTATTTGAAGTAACACTTAACACACTCCACTGCATTGAATGCAGTGGATGAATAAGAATGTTTAAGACTGACATTTCCAAGGTTGGCtactatgtaaaattaaaattatacaaattacTATACAGAAAAAgccttaattttaatttcatacaaATCTTTGATGcattagtacattttaaaatgtcattggaaattagatttctttttttttttttcctttttttgctttaCATCATTTGGTATGTAAATACCTTGATTAAAACCTTGTAAACCTATTTCAAGGTTCCTATAAGTTGTATagtacagtgtttttaaaaaatcttggggtgttttttaaaattagatatattTTGCCCGAGAATTTTTTTAACAAGATTGCTAAAACATCTTATTTAGACAGTTTGATGTACCAATTTATAATTGGATATTCAACTTAAATAGTATACAGAGTtgtgacttttattttaattaattttttccttgtggGTAGTGTGCATGGGATGACAAACCTGAACAGAGGCTGTGAGTTGTATGAGTGCAGAGTTTGTAAATGAATTGATTGGGTAAGATTGACATTTGCTTCTGAGGTATTTTTCAGGCCATGTGCGTAAAATCTGCCTCAAATTTCTATCATAGCAGGaatgtaaaagagataaaaatcctTTGTTTTTGAGTTCTGACAGCTAGGGGGTGCAAATGTTTAGGCAGCGTATTTGAAATGTTCTGAGGTCTGGGCACCAAAATGAGAAAACTCTTTACAGTTAAGTAATAAGATTCAGCTAGCACCCACAGattactgttttttaaacttttgacgTCTTACAGTTAGCTTTAAAATAATGATGGTTTTATAAATTGATCTCCACAATAATTTTGgtattttccttcttcccccaTTTAGAAATGTGTTGAACATGAAAATTTACAGGGTCTGAAGTTGTTCATCTTCGGGCCAAATTTTTTATGGCACTTTAGTTTTAACCACAGTACTCATCTATTACACTCTTCTCTTATAAAATTTACCCTTACTTCTTTTGTTCATGGTTAGTGTCTTTGGGGGATGTTATGGAAaagttactttatattttataaggaGAACGCTCAAATTAATTATACCTCCTagttaaaatttcttaaatatatatgaaacttgaactaaagattttttttatatatatattgagaaAAGCCTATTAAAGTCTCAATTTACCTTTTTTGGTCTGCCAGTAAATTAAGTAGCTAAATACAGTACCAGCTAAATATAGCTGCTTGTATATTCTATGATTTAATAAAATGATGCAGACTAGTTATATTCATAGTAAACATATGATTGAAGTGTCCTTCATCTTATCTGAAAGAACAAGATTACATGCTCAGTTCAATTaatggaaattatttcattttaaatggtttttaaaaaataaagctacttACCCAGATGAAATGCACCGTTTTAAAATACGACTGTCAAGCTATTCAAGACTATTTTATAACACAAAGTGAAGTCAGTGCTATCTTGATCCAATTTAAGCCTAAGAATCGTTGCATTTTCCATGTTCATTAAAAACAGCAGCAGAGATTCTTCGGCAggcaagaaaatgtttatttcataatCACTCTGAGATTTATTTTGGTGATGTGTTTCTGACTGCCATCTTCTTTGCTCTCATCTCTCTACTAGTATTTCCCCCCGTGCCATTACCACTTGATTTTTATGTCTGCTGGCAGTAAGAGGCTAAAATGACTGGCCAACGTAA contains:
- the TIAL1 gene encoding nucleolysin TIAR isoform X1 — encoded protein: MMEDDGQPRTLYVGNLSRDVTEVLILQLFSQIGPCKSCKMITEQPDSRRVNSSVGFSVLQHTSNDPYCFVEFYEHRDAAAALAAMNGRKILGKEVKVNWATTPSSQKKDTSNHFHVFVGDLSPEITTEDIKSAFAPFGKISDARVVKDMATGKSKGYGFVSFYNKLDAENAIVHMGGQWLGGRQIRTNWATRKPPAPKSTQENNTKQLRFEDVVNQSSPKNCTVYCGGIASGLTDQLMRQTFSPFGQIMEIRVFPEKGYSFVRFSTHESAAHAIVSVNGTTIEGHVVKCYWGKESPDMTKNFQQVDYSQWGQWSQVYGNPQQYGQYMANGWQVPPYGVYGQPWNQQGFGVDQSPSAAWMGGFGAQPPQGQAPPPVIPPPNQAGYGMASYQTQ
- the TIAL1 gene encoding nucleolysin TIAR isoform X3, with translation MITEQPDSRRVNSSVGFSVLQHTSNDPYCFVEFYEHRDAAAALAAMNGRKILGKEVKVNWATTPSSQKKDTSNHFHVFVGDLSPEITTEDIKSAFAPFGKISDARVVKDMATGKSKGYGFVSFYNKLDAENAIVHMGGQWLGGRQIRTNWATRKPPAPKSTQENNTKQLRFEDVVNQSSPKNCTVYCGGIASGLTDQLMRQTFSPFGQIMEIRVFPEKGYSFVRFSTHESAAHAIVSVNGTTIEGHVVKCYWGKESPDMTKNFQQVDYSQWGQWSQVYGNPQQYGQYMANGWQVPPYGVYGQPWNQQGFGVDQSPSAAWMGGFGAQPPQGQAPPPVIPPPNQAGYGMASYQTQ
- the TIAL1 gene encoding nucleolysin TIAR isoform X6; the protein is MMEDDGQPRTLYVGNLSRDVTEVLILQLFSQIGPCKSCKMITEHTSNDPYCFVEFYEHRDAAAALAAMNGRKILGKEVKVNWATTPSSQKKDTSNHFHVFVGDLSPEITTEDIKSAFAPFGKISDARVVKDMATGKSKGYGFVSFYNKLDAENAIVHMGGQWLGGRQIRTNWATRKPPAPKSTQENNTKQLRFEDVVNQSSPKNCTVYCGGIASGLTDQLMRQTFSPFGQIMEIRVFPEKGYSFVR
- the TIAL1 gene encoding nucleolysin TIAR isoform X2; this encodes MMEDDGQPRTLYVGNLSRDVTEVLILQLFSQIGPCKSCKMITEHTSNDPYCFVEFYEHRDAAAALAAMNGRKILGKEVKVNWATTPSSQKKDTSNHFHVFVGDLSPEITTEDIKSAFAPFGKISDARVVKDMATGKSKGYGFVSFYNKLDAENAIVHMGGQWLGGRQIRTNWATRKPPAPKSTQENNTKQLRFEDVVNQSSPKNCTVYCGGIASGLTDQLMRQTFSPFGQIMEIRVFPEKGYSFVRFSTHESAAHAIVSVNGTTIEGHVVKCYWGKESPDMTKNFQQVDYSQWGQWSQVYGNPQQYGQYMANGWQVPPYGVYGQPWNQQGFGVDQSPSAAWMGGFGAQPPQGQAPPPVIPPPNQAGYGMASYQTQ
- the TIAL1 gene encoding nucleolysin TIAR isoform X4, with the translated sequence MNGRKILGKEVKVNWATTPSSQKKDTSNHFHVFVGDLSPEITTEDIKSAFAPFGKISDARVVKDMATGKSKGYGFVSFYNKLDAENAIVHMGGQWLGGRQIRTNWATRKPPAPKSTQENNTKQLRFEDVVNQSSPKNCTVYCGGIASGLTDQLMRQTFSPFGQIMEIRVFPEKGYSFVRFSTHESAAHAIVSVNGTTIEGHVVKCYWGKESPDMTKNFQQVDYSQWGQWSQVYGNPQQYGQYMANGWQVPPYGVYGQPWNQQGFGVDQSPSAAWMGGFGAQPPQGQAPPPVIPPPNQAGYGMASYQTQ
- the TIAL1 gene encoding nucleolysin TIAR isoform X5; the encoded protein is MDARVVKDMATGKSKGYGFVSFYNKLDAENAIVHMGGQWLGGRQIRTNWATRKPPAPKSTQENNTKQLRFEDVVNQSSPKNCTVYCGGIASGLTDQLMRQTFSPFGQIMEIRVFPEKGYSFVRFSTHESAAHAIVSVNGTTIEGHVVKCYWGKESPDMTKNFQQVDYSQWGQWSQVYGNPQQYGQYMANGWQVPPYGVYGQPWNQQGFGVDQSPSAAWMGGFGAQPPQGQAPPPVIPPPNQAGYGMASYQTQ